Genomic DNA from Fimbriimonas ginsengisoli Gsoil 348:
TATCCGTGCTCGTCGGCGGCATCTTCCGCCCCACCGATGATCTCGGGATAGAGATAGTTGGTCGTCGTTGGAACAACCATTGCGATCGCCCCGCTTTTCCGGAGCCTCAGCCCGCGCGCCACGACGTTGGGCTGATAGTTCAGCTCCGCGGCGGTTCGGAGGATCTGGTCCCGCTTGGCATCCGACACCCGAATCGGCGCCCCCTGGAGCACCTTTGATACGGTCGATATATCCACGCCCACCTTGAGCGCAATGTCCTTCAGCGTGACCATCGGTCCATATCCCGTTGCATTATGCGCCGCTACCCTGGAGAACCTTTAGCCGTGAGTGCATGGCCATGTGTCCGTGAGGTGGGTAAACCCCATTCTCTCGAGGATCGGGCGACTCGTCGGGAGGGCGTCGACTCGAAGATAGCGTGCGCCGAACTTTTCCGCGTCCTGGGCGCGGGTGGCTACGAGGGCTCGGTAAAAGCCCCTTCCCCGATGAGATGCGAGGGTACCGCCGCCGTAAAGCCCACCGAATCGGCTGTCAGGCATCGTATAGAGCCGGCCGATGCCGACCGGTTGGTCGCCGTCGTACGCGATGTAGCCGAGGTGGTTGGTCGAACCCAGCCCGGCCGCAAGCTCGCCGCACGTTCGAGAGTAATCCTTCTCGAAAACCGCCTCCGCGACGCCCCGAAATTCTTCGACCTGGTCGGTGGTGGCGACACGGACGACGCGGCAGTCGACCTGGCTGAACGGAGCCAGGCCATCCTCCAAATCGTAAATCATCACCGCCTCGCGCGGTCCGATTTCGAACCCATGGCGCGCCAGGCGCTCCTTTAGATCGGCCGGTCCGTCTGTTCCGTAGACCGTCCACTCGAATTCCTGACCCATCTTCGCGAAGAACGCCACCTGTTCCGCGATTGCCGCATCCACATCCTTCTCCGTGAGCTCTGAATAGCCCACCTCGGCCCAGCCGTGCGCTCTATTCCCGCATCGCGTGAGATTCGGTAGCACGTCGAACCAATCGCTTTGCCCTCGAACGTGGCGCCGCTCTTCTTGAAGCTGCTTTAAGACGGTGTCGAGATCCAAGTCAAGAGAATGGCACGACCAAGTCTCCCTTGCGGAAAACGACCTTGTCGGGCGCTAAAGACGATAGAATGGGCTCCGCAATTCCGGCAGTTGGTCTTATGGGTTTTCGTCGCGGCTTTACTCTTATCGAGCTTCTCGTCGTTATCGCGATCATCGCGATTCTCGCCGCCATCCTCTTCCCGGTTTTTGCTCAGGCGAAGGAAGCCGCTAAGAAGAGCGCCTGCCTCAATAACAACAAGCAGATCGGACTCGGCACGATGCTGTACTCTAACGACTTCGACGACACCTTGCCGATGGGCTCCTACCTCCTCGCGGGAATGCCGGCGGCCGTCACCGTTCAAGACTTGGTGGAGCCGTATCTGAAGGTGGGGAGCGGCAGCGCTGGCCGTCCCGATGCCCCGGCCGCCCGCAAAGACACCGCTTTTTGGACCTGCCCCGACATGGGGACCAATTTCATCCCCAAAACCGCCGGTGATCCCGACCCGGGTCCGTTTCCCGCGCAATTCTATAGCCGTTCCGCGTCGTACATTCCCAACGGCAATATCATGCCGACCATGCACGTGGCGGCCCTCGCCCGAGGCTGGTTTCCGGGCGCCATCCGAGCTATAACTTCGTTAGAAGCTCCCTCTAACGTGGTTCTCTTCACCGAAGGTTGGGGTTATATCGGGACGACCGCGGGAGACGATTGGACCTCCGGGTGCAGAGGGCAGGAGGAGGGGTTCCCCACCATCCCGGGCAAGATTCTCGGCCGGGCCGACAACTACTGCGCCGGGCGCTACCGGCACAACGGCGGTGCGGTCTATGTCTTGGCCGACGGGCACACTAAGTGGTTCGCCTCCCCACAATCCTCGTGGCGCGCCCCCAGCACCTCAGGCGCCGCGTACCGGAACTCACTCGCGCCGAAAGCCGCGGCCTGGTTCCGCGAGGATTGAGAAACGGCTCTCTTGGCTGGTCGGCTGGATACCTCCCACGGGCCGATTAAGTCGCAAAACGAGACTTGGGCTCAAGAACCGGCGTAGTGACGGGTGTACCATCGAGCAGTCCGAATGCGACGATTTACGGATGACGGAGAGTTGGAGCGGCTGCTCGAGCGATGCCGCCGGGGCGATCACTCGGCTTGGTCGCGACTGGTAGATCGATTTCAGGTGCTCGTGTACTCGGTGGCTCGCCGGTACGGTCTCGGGCAAGACGATGCCGCCGACGTTTTCCAAACCACGTTTCAGAACCTGGTGAAGTCGCTCGATCGCATCGAGTCGGGGCAGGCGTTGCCGCGCTGGCTGGCGGTTACCGCCAGCCGGGAGAGCTTGCGGATCCGCCGCATCAAAGGGCGAACAAGCGATTTCGACACAATCGGTCTAACGCTCGACGAAGTCGTGGCCAACGAAGAATGCGACGCCGAGCAAACATCGGTGGCGATGGATCAGGCGTACCGGCTACGGCAGGCGCTGGGTGAGATCACCGGGCGATGCCGGCAGCTTCTGGAGCTGCTTTATATGGACGAAGCGCCGTACAACGAGATCTCGGAAAAGATGTCGATGCCGGTGGGAGCCATCGGCCCGACTCGGGGACGGTGTATGGAGAAGCTCAAGGCCGTCCTCGCTAAACAGGGATTTTTCGACGAGTAAAGAATCTTGTATCAGACCGGATAGCTCCGGTCTCTTAACCCACGGCGATGAAAGAATCCTGTCGAAACTATCGAAGCCTCCTGATGGACGCGGCCGAAGGGCGGCCGACTCCGGAGGTCACGCGGCACCTGGAAGAGTGCAAGTCGTGCTCAGCCGCGGTGGAGCGGTACCGGGAGATCGTCGCCGCCGCCAAGGTCGCCTGGACGCCGGCCCCCGCGGATCTGATCGCGCTGGTTAAAAACCTTATTCCCGAAACCCGAAGGGTTTGGACGGCAGCCCGGCTCGGCTCCTCGCTGGCCGCCGGCGCCCGCGGTCTTGGCGACGAGTTCCAAATGTCGGTCGGGGGCGGGGATCTATCGATCCGCATCATGGCGACCCGAAGCGAAGCGGGGTGGCAGTTGATGGGCCGGTTGCCCGAAGGAGAATGGAGCATCGACGCCGAGGTGCCGGCAGTGGTGGATGCCAACGGCTTCCGCTTCACCGTCGGCGCACTGGAAGAGTCCGGATTCAATTTGATCGGACCGGACCAAATCTTGGTCGTCCCCGCGATGTCGCAGTTGTTGGGCGATGACGGCCGCTGAACTCGCCGATCGATTAATCGCCGAACCAGCAGGCGCGAAGCGACTGCTGGTGGCCCAGGAAAACTACGCCGGGCTGAGCGAGGCGTTCTTCACACGTGTGCTACGGCTATTCGCGGCCGACCACGGGAAGCTGGTGGGACTGCCCAAGGTTGCCCGGTTGGTCGTTCGGTACGGAGACGATCCCGCACTTGGTCATCGCTGCGTCGCCATCATCGATCGGGTCAAGGGGAGGTGGATTCCCAGCGCGGAGGCGTTTATTCGTGCCGGCGACAGCGCGACCCACCCTCGGGACCAACTGGCGTTTAAGACCGGTGCGATCGACGGATTGGCGCGAGGGGGCCGGGTGCAGGAGGCGATCGCGCTCGGACAGTCGCTCATCGAAGGGTTGACCGCCGAACACGAAGACGGGCTCGCCGCCCGCGCTTCTCTGAACGTCGCCTACGCGCTGATGCAGCAGGACCGGTATCAAGAAGCTTGGCAAACCGTTTCGGGCCTGCCAGAAAGGCTCTTGTCGGCCGGTTATGAGACGGACGCCGCTTCGGCCCGCCTCGCGCAGTCGACCAGCCTGCTCTTTGGAGGCGATGTCTCCCAAGCCCGAGAGGCCGCGGAAAGGGCGGCTTCCGAGGCCGAGGCGCTGGGCCTCGACCAGTTGGCGAACATAGCTCGCGGGAATATAGCGTACGCCGACCTTTTGGCGGGCGACCCGGACCTTGCGATATCCGCTTTGGTCGAGCTTAGGGAGAAAAATGTCGACGCTCCCGTCGAGATGGCCCGCTCGCTCGAATACCTTGGCGACGCGTTCTCGGCAATGAACCTTTGGATTGAGGCGGTTGACGCCTACCGGGAGACGCTGGCGCTCGGCTCGGTTGTCCAGCCGCTCCACCAGGCGCATCTACACCTCGGGATCGGGCAGACGCTGATGGCGTCGGGGCAAGCCGAGGCGGGGCTTGTGGAACTGGCGAAGGCCAGCCGCCGGTATTTGGCCCTCGGAAACCGGGTCTGGCACGCCGCTGCCGAGACCGACCGGGCGGAAGCGGAACGGTTCCTTGGGAAGAAAATCGCCAAGCCGCGCATCGAATCTGCCGTTCGAGAGGCGCGCGAAGCGGGCAGCCCTTACCACCTTTGCCGGGCCCTTATCTCGTCCGCCTCCGGCGGCGGTCCAGACTCGCATCTCGACGAAGCCGCCGCGATCTTGCGGCGCAACGCGTTTCCCCGTCTGGTATGGCGCGTCCACGCGGAACGCGCTCGGCGGGCGACCGGCGCGGGGCGGCTCAAGCACCATCGCCGGATGCTCGCGGCGGTGATCGCCGAGCAAGCGCGGATTTCTTCGTACGCTGCCCGGCTGGGTCACCTAAGGGATAAGGCAGAAGCTCTGCGGACCTATCTCGATGACCTGCTCGCCCATCCGACGCCAGCGCACGTCAAGGAAGCAATCGGGGTCGTCTCCCGGTCGCGCGCGGTGACGCTGCTCGACGAGCTTCTCCGCGGCCGTTCGACCGAACTCCCCCCGGAGGCGGCGGAACGGCTACGGGCTTTACGCGTGGAGCTGAACGAAGGAGAGAGTGACAATCCGACCCAAGGGACCCGCCGGCGCTCCGGAACGCACGACCGCCTCGACAGGATGCAAAGGAAATGGGTGGAGGAAACGATCTCGGTCGAGCGGTCGGCGACCCTCGCCGGGCTTCTTCCCGTTTCCGACAGTCTCGTTATGGTCGAAGGCTCGACCCGGTTAAGAGCCCTCACTACGAGCGGGGTGGTGGAGTTCGGGGATCCGGATCTAGCGGGGAAGCTGGAATGGTTGGCCTATGACCTGCTATCGCCGATGCTCGACCGAAAGGCCGATCCGATCCCCGCGATGGAAGGCCTAAGGCAGCTAGGGGAGACCCTTTTGCGCCCCTTGCTACGGCATGGTCCCGCGCTGGGCATCTGCCCCGAAGGAACGCTGTGGCGGGTGCCTTGGCTCGCCTGTCTCGACGCGATAGGGGCGGAAAGCGACCTCGAATTACGGATGCATCCTGGGCTACGCGGCAAAGATCCTAGTCCCGGCGGAAAGGGCGCGATGCTGTGGGTGGCGGAGCACCAAGACCTTCCCTGGGTGGGCGAGGAGGCGAAGATGTTCCTCCGC
This window encodes:
- a CDS encoding GNAT family N-acetyltransferase codes for the protein MDLDTVLKQLQEERRHVRGQSDWFDVLPNLTRCGNRAHGWAEVGYSELTEKDVDAAIAEQVAFFAKMGQEFEWTVYGTDGPADLKERLARHGFEIGPREAVMIYDLEDGLAPFSQVDCRVVRVATTDQVEEFRGVAEAVFEKDYSRTCGELAAGLGSTNHLGYIAYDGDQPVGIGRLYTMPDSRFGGLYGGGTLASHRGRGFYRALVATRAQDAEKFGARYLRVDALPTSRPILERMGFTHLTDTWPCTHG
- a CDS encoding prepilin-type N-terminal cleavage/methylation domain-containing protein gives rise to the protein MGFRRGFTLIELLVVIAIIAILAAILFPVFAQAKEAAKKSACLNNNKQIGLGTMLYSNDFDDTLPMGSYLLAGMPAAVTVQDLVEPYLKVGSGSAGRPDAPAARKDTAFWTCPDMGTNFIPKTAGDPDPGPFPAQFYSRSASYIPNGNIMPTMHVAALARGWFPGAIRAITSLEAPSNVVLFTEGWGYIGTTAGDDWTSGCRGQEEGFPTIPGKILGRADNYCAGRYRHNGGAVYVLADGHTKWFASPQSSWRAPSTSGAAYRNSLAPKAAAWFRED
- a CDS encoding RNA polymerase sigma factor, which gives rise to MRRFTDDGELERLLERCRRGDHSAWSRLVDRFQVLVYSVARRYGLGQDDAADVFQTTFQNLVKSLDRIESGQALPRWLAVTASRESLRIRRIKGRTSDFDTIGLTLDEVVANEECDAEQTSVAMDQAYRLRQALGEITGRCRQLLELLYMDEAPYNEISEKMSMPVGAIGPTRGRCMEKLKAVLAKQGFFDE
- a CDS encoding anti-sigma factor family protein codes for the protein MKESCRNYRSLLMDAAEGRPTPEVTRHLEECKSCSAAVERYREIVAAAKVAWTPAPADLIALVKNLIPETRRVWTAARLGSSLAAGARGLGDEFQMSVGGGDLSIRIMATRSEAGWQLMGRLPEGEWSIDAEVPAVVDANGFRFTVGALEESGFNLIGPDQILVVPAMSQLLGDDGR
- a CDS encoding CHAT domain-containing protein, coding for MTAAELADRLIAEPAGAKRLLVAQENYAGLSEAFFTRVLRLFAADHGKLVGLPKVARLVVRYGDDPALGHRCVAIIDRVKGRWIPSAEAFIRAGDSATHPRDQLAFKTGAIDGLARGGRVQEAIALGQSLIEGLTAEHEDGLAARASLNVAYALMQQDRYQEAWQTVSGLPERLLSAGYETDAASARLAQSTSLLFGGDVSQAREAAERAASEAEALGLDQLANIARGNIAYADLLAGDPDLAISALVELREKNVDAPVEMARSLEYLGDAFSAMNLWIEAVDAYRETLALGSVVQPLHQAHLHLGIGQTLMASGQAEAGLVELAKASRRYLALGNRVWHAAAETDRAEAERFLGKKIAKPRIESAVREAREAGSPYHLCRALISSASGGGPDSHLDEAAAILRRNAFPRLVWRVHAERARRATGAGRLKHHRRMLAAVIAEQARISSYAARLGHLRDKAEALRTYLDDLLAHPTPAHVKEAIGVVSRSRAVTLLDELLRGRSTELPPEAAERLRALRVELNEGESDNPTQGTRRRSGTHDRLDRMQRKWVEETISVERSATLAGLLPVSDSLVMVEGSTRLRALTTSGVVEFGDPDLAGKLEWLAYDLLSPMLDRKADPIPAMEGLRQLGETLLRPLLRHGPALGICPEGTLWRVPWLACLDAIGAESDLELRMHPGLRGKDPSPGGKGAMLWVAEHQDLPWVGEEAKMFLRYFPGAQVCRTAEEARKGMVNADVSILHVISHARHRWRHPMFSSLDFTDGPVLAAEIARSGLRAELVTLSGCDTGRLSDTNHHEPDGLVRAFLACGAGFVVGSAWPLDDEAAVHLYQSFYNSISKDLNVHVSLRKARQDVQNWQSHPYFWASPLLYGGYRS